cacatgtggggttccccaagggtccatcctgggtcccctcctactCATTATCTACAGGCTCCCTCTGGCTCAGATcataaacaacaacatcagttgtcataactatgcagacgacacacagctctatatgaccatgtcaccaggtgactatgaacccattgaAGCAGTGGGTAAATGCTTTAGTTTGTGTCGTATCGTCTCACTCTCCTCTGGAATTATAACCTGTTTGTTACTTCCTCCCTAGGTAGATCAGAGATATGAGTAATATTGGTTGGTTGGCTTTTCCATGTCGAGACCCTTCAGTAGATGGTGGTAGTGTACAGAACAAGTTTAAATCATGGAGCCAAAAGAGGATTTTGAAAGGAGGCTTCAGAGCCATAGCCTCAACTCAACAGTTCAGCAGGAATGTAAAATTTAACGTGAGAACTACAGTGAAACAGGTTTTAACAAATTTGTTTGATCATTTTTGTAATTGGATGATTTTCTCCTCCCCCTCCCTTAGGTCAGCCATGCATCTGAGGTCCTATCCAAAGCTCCTGCACTCAGAGTTGCATTTGAATGCAACTCCAGTTCAGGTATCATCTCAGAGGAACATTCTTTTTGGGAGCCAGCAGAAGACGCTGATGAGGAATATGTCCAGTAATCAGAGGAACATCAGCACCAGCCGTATTCCTCTAGGTTTCATCTCCACCAACACTCTCTGCTACAGTACCAATGGAGCATCACTGCATCTGAAGGTACCCTGCAGCACCACTGTGCAGCAGCTCGCCTCACCAACCAGCAGGTCCATCTCTCCTCTTGGAACGTGCCGGACCACAGCAGAGGATGCTGATCCGGCGCTGAACGTGTGGACTGTCATCAGACCTGGACATGTGCGTGAGAAAATCGCTATGTTCGCTTCAGAGGGGAGGGGGACGGATGGGGCCGACAGCAGTGACCACAGCTCAGCTAGCTGTTTGAGCTGCTGCGATGCAGCAGGGATGGCATGCACCAACAGCAGCACTTTGACAGGGCAGCTGCGTGCTGTGAAGGCAAAGGGAAGTTGGGATGAAAACAGCTCTGCCAAGAGGCGCCGCAGGTCCTTGAATATCCAGAACCATCAGCTGGACCAGAGGAGCCATTATCTGAGTAAACCGCATTGTGAACCCAAACCAAAGTCAAGGTATTCTGAGTCAACTGTTGGAAGCTGTGGGGAGGCTCCAGTgtcagcagaggaggagcagaaggTTTCAGTTGTGGAGATGGTGGCGTTTCTGGAGCATAGAGCCAATGAGTTGCAGCCAAACCTAAAACCTCTGTTAAATCTCCAGAGGAGCTCCACTACTATCACCCTGTCTAAAACCACCCGGCCGGACATCAGGGAGGGGGAGGAGCCAGAGATTATCAAGGTCTCAGAAATGGTGGCCAAGCTGGAGTCAGAGTGTCTGAGGACCACTGAGACCAGTCTTTCCAGGAGCAACAGCCTGAAGAGGACGGTGGGGCGAGTCCTTCTAGCTGGAGGGCAGAAGAACTTCGGCCCCTGCCACTCTGCACCGCAGTCAGAAGCATCAGTGCCACCAGAAGCTCTGAACTGCTGCAAGAAACCAATCCGCTCTTCACAAGCGGTCAGGGTGGAGCCTCCTGCCACAGATGCACCTTTAGGTGTCTCTGCACCACCTTCAGCTGACCCCGCTGAGACGCTTCAGGAGGTTTCAGGGAAGACACCCACCGCACCCCCTCAGCCTGTGGAGCAGGAGCCACTGCCCGGCCTCCTGTTTCTTTCTCCTGTTAACGCTGAGTCAAAACTCTGCACCCCCCATTACAGAACAAGCTTTTACTTGGAGCCGACGCTTCCTCCCGCTTCTTACGCTGTCAGCACCTCTCAACAGCCAGAGAAGAACAAGGACAACAAAACGGTGGGTTTTCCTTCTTGCTCTATCACAGTGCCTCTTGGGCGGAGTGCTTCAGTGTCACAGGACTTCCTGAAAGTGCGCCAgcggctgcagcagctgctggcgCCACAGTCGTACCTGCTCATGCTCCCCCATCACCTGCTGGTGAACATGCTACTGCTGCTGCCAACGCAGAGCCTCGCTGCACTCAAGTGCACCTGCAGCTACTTCAAGTTCATCATCGAGAACTACGGCGTGCGGCCTGCAGACTCGCTCTGGGTAGCAGACCCTCGTTACCGCGACGATCCCTGCAAACAGTGCAAAAAGCGTTACTGTCCTGGAGACGTGTCCCTTTGCCGCTGGCACCACAAGCCATACTGCCAGTCTCTGCCCTATGGGCCAGGATACTGGATGTGTTGCCATGGTGCCCAGAGGGATGCACCTGGCTGCAACGTGGGTCTCCATGACAACCGCTGGGTGCCTGCATTTCACAGCATCAATGTGCCAATATATAGGAGGAACTATAGCCATGAAAGctgaaattgtgtgtgtgtgtgtgtgtgtgtgcaggtgtaTAAAAAGCAGGTGGGCTGCAGCAGCTTTAAGTCCTTCCTCTGTCACAGATATCAGCTGATGCCTTCACATGTGTAACTTGTTTACTAAAATGATTTAGCATCAAATCTGTTTCTTCCTAAGTAAAGCATGTTCAGCCCAAAGTTCGTTGTCGTGGTGCAGATCCACTGACTGTATGCTGCAGCAGCCTGTCCGACTTTTCCTGCCTGGGCGCTCTGGCTGATACAGCTTAGCTCTGTTCTGATTTCACATTAAGGTTACCAGCTGCCATGGCTCGACTAACATCCATCCTGGGATGCAACAGCAGTTAACACTTTAGTTTTTCAGCCAGATGTCAGAAAGCAGTGGAAGCTTCTTGCTTTGTAAACCACCTGTTTACAAAGCAAGAagctttgcagcagcagcagcatctttACAGCAAAGAATTGGATAAACCAGGGACCTGATTTAGCATACATCAAACCACTAGGTTTTAATTTAGGAGTTAAACTCAGTTCAGCTTTTCAGTCTCCATTTGGAAAtgtaagagaaataaaattaattaaagaattaaaattGTACTTCCacagagaaaaatgttttaaccagaaaAATCACAGGATTTTGTGCAGCTAATGGTAACGGATTTGTTTGGAAGAAACCTGGATGTTGAGTTGCGACACGCAGGGTGGCGCCCCATCCCCCATCTTGGTCTGTAACCTTTCGGaacaaattaagtttttttttgtttgtttgttttttgttttattgatccCCGATTAACAGTTTGGACTTTTAGGCAGAAGGAAGAGGATTCCCAGCCAGGACTCCTCTGTGTACCAAGATTAGAAGAACAGATTAACATTCACTGCTGCCAAAATGGACCTTTGATCAACTGACCAGTGAGAACACCAGTGTCTGATGTTCTGCAGGCAGCACATGTTGATTATCAGCTGCTTACAAATAACTGATGTGGGAAAAATGATCTGCTAATACTATAGGAACATTTAGGAGAGTGAAAAGCTTAAAAAGCAGTAAGTGATCTCACACCCACACCTGGTCTGTTTCGCTTTGGATTTGTGTTTGATTTGAGTGAGAGCTTCCTTTAGCTGATAGATAATCATTGTATTCCTTTGTAGGACATTGAAAAATGTGGCCTTGGGTCTTTGAGACAATGCAATATGGAAAACGTGACAATAAAGACTGTTTTaaaaagttctaaaaaaaaaaaaaaaagaagatatgagcataaactttgtttttaatgtttgctgggTTGTCTTCTGGGTCtgacattttctttgtaaaatatgtttttgcttgAATAAAATGCATTCACGTCTTTCCTTCATGTTCAAAAATTGAACATCACActgtttttaatagaaatgaTCTCACAACATTATGGAATTTTAAGTAGATGTAGAGTAACAAAAATCCAACAGAACCATCCATTCCTGACATATTGATCTTAAGTAATTGAAtcattgaaagtttttttttctcaaaataagGTCAGTGAGAATTCCTTCTGTGTGACAACTGCACAGACTGAGGGAAAGAGATCAGTGGTCTGGTGTCTGTGTGTAAGTATATTTGAATGTGACCTCGGAGTGCAAAACGCAAGGCAGGGTTGCAACTACCAGAGGCAGCAGGACTCCTGATAAACATCCAGGATAGCCACATGCTTGGCAAAGAGAACATTGGCTCCAAGACCAGAGGTGCTCAAGAGTAATTTTTAATATCCTAAAACGTAAAACCTTGGAATCGactttaacttaaaaaatgGGTTTATCTATAGCCCTTATTCAAGACAAGTTTGAAGAATCTTCTGATTGGGTTCAAACCGTAGATTCTTTTCCTATCTGTGAAATATCTAAGACCATTCTTACCCTAAAATGTGAGTTGGCCTCTGAATGACGATGTCCAACAACTTTGcagataaaaggaaaatatatttaggaAAATCTTTGAGGTTAGTTTACAGTTTTACATCAGTAAATTTCATCAGGTCTGATAGCAGCTGTGAAACAGTTGGGCTTTACTGTCAAAAATATAGAGAACAAGATAGTtttagaacagcagcagcatgcaCACCTTCACTGACACCTAAGTAAGGTCATTTAAAGTCGACGGTCATTTGGAAAGGTGCACTGAATACATTAGTTTGAGCTGCTGCAAAGTAATTCACAATCAAAATATAAGCTCCATTTTCCAAAGTCCCCATGAAAAAGTTCTTGCAGCTGTGCATGTCTCATTTCTCGCTGTGACGTTAAGCTGCCGCCATGTCAGGAGGACCTGCAGAGACTTCAGACAGTGCCTCCAGAAGCTGGAAGTAGTTGTACTTGATGTCGTACTCCATATCGTACCAGAAATTCACTGCAACAGAGAGCAGAAGGAACACAGTGAGATTCCTCAGGAATAAAGCATCGGGCTCATTACGGCTCATCCAGCTGAGTTCAGTTTGTATCTGAGAAAAATCTTTTCCAGCTGTCTGTATCTGCTCTGAGTAGGAATGTGGTGGGTGTAGGGAGACTGAAGATGCCAAGTCTAAGTTATTTAACTCTTTTTCCAACTTTCATCTACTGTGTAATCTCCATACATGATTTCATTTTGTTGTAATCAAAGACTGTTTTACTCTGAACTCCATCAAA
This Fundulus heteroclitus isolate FHET01 chromosome 19, MU-UCD_Fhet_4.1, whole genome shotgun sequence DNA region includes the following protein-coding sequences:
- the fbxo34 gene encoding F-box only protein 34, whose protein sequence is MHLRSYPKLLHSELHLNATPVQVSSQRNILFGSQQKTLMRNMSSNQRNISTSRIPLGFISTNTLCYSTNGASLHLKVPCSTTVQQLASPTSRSISPLGTCRTTAEDADPALNVWTVIRPGHVREKIAMFASEGRGTDGADSSDHSSASCLSCCDAAGMACTNSSTLTGQLRAVKAKGSWDENSSAKRRRRSLNIQNHQLDQRSHYLSKPHCEPKPKSRYSESTVGSCGEAPVSAEEEQKVSVVEMVAFLEHRANELQPNLKPLLNLQRSSTTITLSKTTRPDIREGEEPEIIKVSEMVAKLESECLRTTETSLSRSNSLKRTVGRVLLAGGQKNFGPCHSAPQSEASVPPEALNCCKKPIRSSQAVRVEPPATDAPLGVSAPPSADPAETLQEVSGKTPTAPPQPVEQEPLPGLLFLSPVNAESKLCTPHYRTSFYLEPTLPPASYAVSTSQQPEKNKDNKTVGFPSCSITVPLGRSASVSQDFLKVRQRLQQLLAPQSYLLMLPHHLLVNMLLLLPTQSLAALKCTCSYFKFIIENYGVRPADSLWVADPRYRDDPCKQCKKRYCPGDVSLCRWHHKPYCQSLPYGPGYWMCCHGAQRDAPGCNVGLHDNRWVPAFHSINVPIYRRNYSHES